A genomic segment from Malus domestica chromosome 05, GDT2T_hap1 encodes:
- the LOC139196185 gene encoding poly(A)-specific ribonuclease PARN-like — MTVSVEVAKPGAEDPESEGNIHWHNVVKMCYLLAKLCSILKSSDNPMPQESTNEDIRVWTKNMRKVSCDQLVFLWGFRSGMTAGMIKSLLCKSHAVFSKEFDVRLVDKNCAIVVFWRLGLSETFLDAISSEDICDSLMEIALEGIRASSYETYKTICRLGLWEADLVESLDKALEDSDYFTEVNSATNSKEIYWSSN; from the exons ATGACTGTTTCTG TTGAAGTGGCAAAACCCGGTGCAGAAGATCCTGAAAGTGAAGGCAACATTCATTGGCATAATGTGGTGAAGATGTGCTATTTGTTGGCAAAGCTCTGCTCCATTCTGAAAAGTTCCGACAATCCTATG CCCCAAGAATCAACCAATGAGGATATCAGAGTCTGGACAAAGAATATGAGAAAGGTCAGCTGTGATCAATTGGTATTCTTATGGGGATTCAGGAGTGGGATGACTGCGGGGATGATCAAGAGCTTGTTGTGCAAGTCACATGCTGTCTTCTCTAAAGAATTTGATGTTCGGTTAGTGGACAAGAACTGTGCCATTGTTGTTTTCTGGCGACTTGGTTTATCTGAAACTTTTTTGGATGCCATCAGCAGTGAAGATATTTGTGACTCTTTAATGGAGATCGCTTTGGAGGGCATAAGAGCATCAAGTTACGAAACTTACAAGACAATCTGCAGGTTAGGCTTATGGGAGGCAGATTTAGTGGAGTCCCTAGACAAAGCCTTGGAAGACTCAGACTACTTTACAGAAGTTAATTCAGCAACAAATTCTAAAGAAATTTATTGGTCTAGCAACTGA